In one Komagataeibacter sp. FNDCR2 genomic region, the following are encoded:
- the hemH gene encoding ferrochelatase has product MTFITIHRASGADAAPGRTGVLLSNLGTPDGTGYGAVRRYLAEFLSDRRIIEASPLIWKPILYGPVLTFRPRKSGAAYHRIWHHDRDESPLRTYTRDQATQLARRLATDGVPVAWGMRYGSPSIRQALHELVEQGCDRILLAPLYPQYSATTTATANDQAFRALMRMRNQPAIRTLPPFADHPAYIAALARSITSHLGTLDFTPQMIVASFHGLPRVYVEKGDSYAAECERTIVALRRAMGYDAQMMPLTFQSRFGPAKWLEPYTAPFIESLPARGVTRIAVITPGFIADCIETLDEIGNESRAGFLRAGGAELALIPCLNNSPDSIDLLETLVRGELAGWLARPHGGAAPVPSATAPARPA; this is encoded by the coding sequence ATGACCTTCATTACCATACACCGCGCGTCCGGAGCGGATGCGGCGCCCGGGCGGACCGGCGTGCTGCTCAGCAACCTGGGCACGCCGGACGGCACCGGCTATGGCGCGGTCCGGCGCTATCTGGCGGAATTCCTGTCGGACCGGCGCATTATCGAAGCCAGTCCCCTGATCTGGAAGCCGATCCTGTATGGTCCGGTGCTGACGTTCCGCCCCCGCAAGTCGGGCGCCGCGTATCATCGCATCTGGCATCATGACCGCGATGAAAGCCCCCTGCGCACCTATACCCGCGATCAGGCCACGCAACTGGCCCGGCGGCTGGCCACGGATGGCGTGCCCGTGGCGTGGGGCATGCGCTATGGCAGTCCCTCCATCCGGCAGGCCCTGCATGAACTGGTGGAGCAGGGATGCGACCGTATCCTGCTGGCCCCGCTTTACCCGCAGTACAGCGCCACGACCACGGCCACGGCCAACGACCAGGCGTTTCGTGCGCTCATGCGCATGCGCAACCAGCCCGCCATACGCACGCTGCCCCCGTTCGCGGATCATCCGGCCTATATCGCCGCGCTTGCGCGCTCCATCACCTCTCATCTCGGGACACTGGATTTCACGCCGCAGATGATCGTGGCGTCCTTCCACGGGCTGCCCAGGGTCTATGTGGAAAAGGGTGATTCCTATGCGGCGGAATGCGAACGTACCATCGTCGCCCTGCGCCGCGCCATGGGATATGACGCGCAGATGATGCCGCTGACGTTCCAGTCACGTTTTGGCCCCGCCAAATGGCTGGAGCCCTATACCGCGCCGTTTATCGAGTCGCTGCCCGCACGGGGCGTGACCCGGATTGCCGTGATCACGCCGGGCTTCATCGCCGACTGTATCGAAACACTTGACGAAATCGGCAACGAATCCCGCGCGGGCTTTCTCCGGGCAGGTGGCGCGGAACTGGCGTTGATTCCGTGCCTGAACAATTCGCCCGACAGTATCGACCTGCTTGAAACCCTCGTGCGGGGGGAACTGGCGGGCTGGCTGGCGCGGCCACACGGTGGGGCCGCGCCCGTGCCCTCAGCCACAGCCCCGGCGCGCCCGGCCTGA
- the accC gene encoding acetyl-CoA carboxylase biotin carboxylase subunit, whose product MFSKILIANRGEIALRILRACRELGIPTVAVHSTADTDAMHVRLADEAVCIGPPASRDSYLNVAAILSAATITGADAIHPGYGFLSENADFAETVEAHGITFIGPTAEHIRMMGDKITAKTTMQALGVPLVPGSDGALENLEQAREVAARVGYPVLIKAAAGGGGRGMKVAPTEADLEEAWSVARTEARAAFGNDEVYLEKYLDRPRHIELQIMADMHGNVVHFGERDCSLQRRHQKLLEEAGSPALTAEQRDEIGAIATTALTGLGYRNAGTLEFLYQDGQFCFIEMNTRLQVEHPVTEMVCDVDLVREQIRIAAGEPMGYTQSDIHFSGHAIECRINAEDPQTFMPTPGTITVYHPPGGLGVRIDSALYAGYRVPPYYDSMIAKLIVRAPTRLEAIARMRRALDEFVIEGVKTVIPLHRKILDDPQFRKGDYTIHWLENFVARQQGE is encoded by the coding sequence ATGTTTTCCAAAATCCTGATCGCCAACCGTGGCGAGATCGCCCTGCGCATCCTGCGGGCCTGCCGCGAACTGGGTATCCCGACCGTGGCCGTGCATTCCACGGCCGATACGGACGCCATGCATGTCCGCCTGGCGGATGAGGCCGTGTGCATCGGGCCGCCAGCCAGCCGCGACTCGTACCTCAATGTCGCAGCCATCCTGTCGGCGGCGACCATAACCGGCGCGGATGCGATCCATCCCGGCTATGGCTTCCTGTCCGAAAACGCCGATTTCGCGGAAACGGTGGAAGCCCACGGCATCACCTTCATCGGGCCGACGGCCGAACACATCCGCATGATGGGTGACAAGATCACCGCCAAGACCACCATGCAGGCGCTGGGCGTGCCGCTGGTGCCCGGATCGGACGGGGCGCTGGAAAACCTGGAACAGGCGCGTGAAGTCGCGGCCAGGGTGGGTTATCCCGTGCTGATCAAGGCCGCCGCCGGTGGCGGCGGGCGCGGCATGAAGGTCGCCCCCACCGAGGCCGACCTTGAGGAAGCATGGAGCGTCGCCCGGACCGAGGCCCGCGCCGCGTTCGGCAATGACGAGGTCTATCTTGAAAAATACCTCGACAGGCCGCGCCATATCGAACTGCAGATCATGGCCGACATGCACGGCAACGTCGTGCATTTTGGCGAGCGCGACTGCTCGCTCCAGCGCCGCCACCAGAAACTGCTGGAGGAGGCGGGCTCCCCCGCCCTGACCGCCGAACAGCGGGACGAGATCGGGGCCATCGCCACCACCGCCCTGACCGGGCTTGGCTACCGCAACGCCGGGACGCTGGAGTTCCTGTACCAGGACGGACAGTTCTGCTTCATCGAGATGAACACCCGCCTGCAGGTGGAACACCCGGTAACGGAAATGGTGTGCGACGTGGATCTGGTGCGCGAGCAGATCCGCATCGCGGCGGGCGAGCCGATGGGCTACACCCAGTCGGACATCCACTTCTCCGGCCATGCCATCGAATGCCGCATCAATGCGGAAGACCCGCAGACCTTCATGCCCACGCCGGGCACGATCACGGTCTATCACCCACCCGGTGGCCTTGGCGTGCGAATCGACAGTGCGCTGTATGCGGGTTATCGCGTGCCGCCCTATTACGACAGCATGATCGCCAAGCTGATCGTACGCGCGCCCACACGTCTCGAGGCCATTGCGCGCATGCGCCGCGCGCTGGATGAATTCGTGATCGAAGGGGTCAAGACGGTCATCCCGCTCCACCGCAAGATCCTTGATGACCCCCAGTTCCGCAAGGGGGACTACACCATCCACTGGCTGGAAAACTTCGTGGCCCGACAGCAGGGTGAATGA
- the mutY gene encoding A/G-specific adenine glycosylase — translation MLRGRYARGGGSAGAAAFFCLLRGGGFVINGSVLPSSADLLRWYDRHRRTLPWRALPGQDADPYRVWLSEIMLQQTTVTAVIPYFERFVDAFPDVTALARAPQDRVMALWAGLGYYARARNLHACAQVVAARGGRFPDTVEGLRELPGIGPYTAAAIAAIAFGRAVVPVDGNVERVTARLFAMTDPLPGARKAITRQAETLNGDAPARARPSDFAQALFDLGAGICTPRTPACALCPWRGACAGQRQGIAATLPRRAAKAARPIRYGAHFCMVDAAGGMLLVRRPEKGLLGGMMGLPGPLWRDTPWAKADALVHAPKAPRQRVEWHRAGRVKHVFTHFTLLADIYAARIPAFPNSMVGEDGMIHYAGGAAVALPSLMRKCMALARSGNVFD, via the coding sequence ATGCTGCGTGGCCGGTACGCGCGCGGCGGTGGGTCCGCCGGGGCGGCGGCTTTCTTTTGCTTGCTGCGCGGGGGCGGGTTCGTCATAAACGGTTCCGTGTTACCTTCTTCCGCCGATCTGTTGCGCTGGTATGACCGGCATCGCCGCACCCTGCCATGGCGCGCCCTGCCGGGCCAGGACGCCGACCCCTATCGGGTGTGGCTGAGCGAGATCATGTTGCAGCAGACCACCGTTACGGCGGTCATACCCTATTTCGAGCGGTTTGTGGATGCCTTTCCCGATGTGACGGCGCTGGCCCGTGCCCCGCAGGACCGGGTCATGGCGCTGTGGGCGGGGCTTGGGTACTACGCGCGGGCACGGAACCTGCATGCCTGCGCGCAGGTTGTGGCCGCGCGGGGCGGCCGGTTTCCCGATACGGTGGAAGGGCTGCGGGAACTGCCGGGAATCGGTCCCTATACCGCCGCCGCCATCGCGGCCATCGCCTTCGGGCGCGCGGTGGTGCCGGTGGACGGGAATGTGGAGCGCGTGACGGCGCGCCTGTTCGCCATGACCGACCCGCTGCCCGGCGCGCGCAAGGCCATTACCCGACAGGCCGAAACCCTGAATGGCGACGCCCCGGCCCGGGCCCGCCCCTCCGACTTCGCGCAGGCGCTGTTCGACCTCGGCGCGGGGATCTGCACCCCGCGCACGCCTGCCTGCGCGCTGTGTCCGTGGCGTGGGGCCTGCGCGGGGCAACGGCAGGGAATCGCGGCCACGCTGCCGCGTCGCGCGGCAAAGGCGGCGCGGCCCATCCGGTACGGCGCGCATTTCTGCATGGTGGACGCCGCGGGCGGCATGCTGCTGGTCCGCCGCCCTGAAAAGGGACTGCTCGGCGGCATGATGGGGCTGCCCGGACCGCTGTGGCGTGATACGCCATGGGCGAAGGCGGACGCGCTGGTCCATGCGCCCAAAGCGCCCCGGCAGCGGGTTGAATGGCACCGGGCGGGGCGGGTGAAGCATGTTTTCACCCATTTCACGCTGCTGGCCGATATCTATGCCGCCCGCATACCGGCCTTTCCCAACAGCATGGTGGGGGAAGACGGCATGATCCATTATGCCGGGGGCGCGGCCGTGGCCCTGCCGTCGCTCATGCGTAAATGCATGGCCCTGGCGCGCAGCGGCAATGTTTTTGATTGA
- a CDS encoding COX15/CtaA family protein, whose translation MSAYPSHGSLLGRTPPSAQELRNRKRVSTWLFAICFMLVGMIALGGYTRLTGSGLSIMDWRPITGMIPPLSHAEWERQFALYKTIPQYKILHDGFGLSGFQQIFWAEWTHRFWGRLMGMVLLVPLVWFSITGALSRGLMARLVLFFVLGGLQGAIGWFMVASGFNPDSTAVAPVRLVLHLCCAFALYIAILWTALSVRTPRPVFIPATREVVRIHRLVWTICLLVGITVIAGGFTAGTHAGFSYNTFPLMDGHLIPRGYARLHPFWLNWFQNIPAIQFDHRLLATTTALLIGLTIVLGLRTPNLGKDVHDALAVMGWLVLLQYALGITTLLLVVPVWAGTVHQTCAALVLTAAIVTLHRLRGVGRP comes from the coding sequence ATGTCCGCATATCCTTCCCACGGCTCCCTGCTGGGCCGCACGCCGCCTTCCGCGCAGGAGCTGCGCAACAGGAAGCGCGTTTCCACGTGGCTGTTCGCAATCTGCTTCATGCTTGTGGGCATGATCGCACTGGGCGGCTACACGCGCCTGACCGGCTCGGGCCTGTCCATCATGGACTGGCGGCCCATCACCGGCATGATCCCGCCCCTGAGCCATGCCGAATGGGAACGGCAGTTCGCGCTGTACAAAACCATTCCGCAATACAAGATCCTGCATGACGGTTTCGGCCTGTCAGGGTTCCAGCAGATTTTCTGGGCGGAATGGACGCACCGGTTCTGGGGGCGGCTCATGGGCATGGTGCTGCTGGTGCCGCTGGTGTGGTTTTCCATCACCGGGGCGCTGAGCCGGGGGCTCATGGCGCGGCTGGTCCTGTTTTTCGTGCTGGGGGGGCTACAGGGGGCGATCGGATGGTTCATGGTGGCGTCGGGCTTCAACCCTGACAGCACCGCCGTGGCCCCGGTGCGGCTGGTGCTGCACCTGTGCTGCGCCTTCGCGCTCTATATCGCCATTTTGTGGACGGCCCTGTCCGTCCGCACGCCGCGCCCCGTCTTCATTCCCGCCACGCGTGAAGTGGTGCGCATCCACCGCCTGGTATGGACCATCTGCCTGCTGGTGGGCATTACGGTCATCGCGGGCGGATTTACCGCGGGCACCCATGCGGGTTTTTCCTACAATACCTTCCCGCTCATGGATGGTCACCTGATTCCGCGCGGCTATGCGCGGCTGCACCCGTTCTGGCTGAACTGGTTCCAGAACATTCCGGCCATCCAGTTCGACCACCGCCTGCTGGCGACCACCACGGCGCTGCTGATCGGCCTGACCATCGTGCTGGGGCTGCGCACGCCCAATCTGGGCAAGGACGTGCATGACGCGCTGGCGGTCATGGGGTGGCTGGTGCTTTTGCAGTACGCGCTGGGTATCACCACCTTGCTGCTGGTGGTGCCGGTCTGGGCGGGCACGGTGCACCAGACCTGCGCCGCGCTGGTCCTGACCGCCGCCATCGTCACCCTGCACCGCCTGCGCGGTGTGGGGCGCCCCTGA
- a CDS encoding multidrug effflux MFS transporter, with product MGSSAMAGRSAETPAPESTVRPMGWIAILLGFLTAVGPVSTDIYLPAFPELETTLHGRAGSAQMTLAVWFVGLAIGQITMGPLSDRFGRRLPMLAGTIVYTLASVGCAMARDIPTFSLFRLIASVGASASLIIPSACVRDMSHGNESARLMSRLVLVMGVVPILAPTLGGMVLSIASWRSIFWASAVYGLICIGLIWRVLPETLQPANRSEFSPVTLFSRYVMLARDRGFITHAMIAGFSCFMSFTYLSAAPSVFINQFGLSPAHFGMMFGVFAVCMIGASQLNGVLVGRIDAARILGISVGVAVLGTIATTVVAIVIAFATQHGGHPPLWMLGCLILAMMVSLGTTGIIGPNATVGALADHPRFAGSASAFVGTLQYVLGAVAGAFVGMLPANSPIPMAGVMLMGAAIMMIMVLLRPARPGLGAGVGAGVETQE from the coding sequence ATGGGGTCATCCGCAATGGCGGGCCGGTCAGCAGAAACCCCCGCGCCGGAATCGACTGTCCGCCCCATGGGCTGGATCGCGATCCTGCTCGGGTTCCTGACTGCGGTCGGGCCCGTCTCCACCGACATATACCTGCCTGCCTTCCCGGAACTGGAAACCACGCTGCATGGCCGCGCCGGTTCCGCGCAGATGACGCTGGCGGTCTGGTTCGTCGGGCTGGCGATCGGGCAGATCACCATGGGGCCGCTATCGGACAGGTTCGGGCGCCGCCTGCCCATGCTGGCGGGTACCATCGTTTATACGCTGGCGTCTGTCGGCTGCGCGATGGCGCGCGACATCCCCACCTTTTCGTTGTTCCGCCTGATCGCGTCGGTCGGTGCGTCCGCCAGTCTCATCATTCCCAGCGCGTGCGTGCGCGACATGTCGCATGGCAATGAATCCGCCCGTCTCATGTCGCGTCTGGTGCTGGTGATGGGTGTCGTGCCCATCCTGGCCCCCACGCTGGGGGGCATGGTGCTGTCGATCGCGTCGTGGCGGTCGATCTTCTGGGCCTCGGCGGTGTACGGGCTGATCTGTATCGGCCTGATCTGGCGCGTCCTGCCCGAGACGCTGCAGCCCGCGAACCGCAGCGAATTTTCCCCCGTGACCCTGTTCAGCCGCTACGTGATGCTGGCGCGTGACCGCGGGTTCATCACCCATGCGATGATCGCGGGTTTCTCGTGCTTCATGTCGTTTACCTATCTTTCGGCCGCCCCTTCGGTGTTCATCAACCAGTTCGGGCTTTCACCCGCGCATTTCGGCATGATGTTCGGCGTGTTCGCCGTGTGCATGATCGGGGCCTCGCAGCTTAACGGCGTGCTGGTGGGGCGGATCGACGCGGCCCGCATCCTGGGCATCTCGGTGGGGGTTGCGGTGCTGGGCACCATCGCCACGACCGTGGTGGCCATCGTCATCGCCTTCGCCACGCAGCATGGCGGCCACCCGCCATTATGGATGCTGGGCTGCCTGATCCTGGCCATGATGGTCTCGCTGGGCACCACCGGCATCATCGGTCCCAACGCGACGGTGGGGGCGCTGGCGGACCATCCGCGCTTTGCGGGCAGTGCCTCGGCCTTCGTGGGAACGCTGCAATACGTGCTGGGCGCGGTTGCCGGGGCGTTCGTGGGCATGCTGCCCGCCAATTCGCCCATTCCCATGGCGGGCGTGATGCTGATGGGGGCCGCGATCATGATGATCATGGTGCTGCTGCGCCCGGCCCGGCCCGGTCTGGGCGCTGGTGTGGGCGCGGGTGTGGAGACGCAGGAATAA
- a CDS encoding FUSC family protein — protein sequence MKDRELSLIRFQDHIRAFFTRLWPPGSAPRQDHLRWLYAPGIFTFGYALRTTITSLIALGIALWWELGSPQWAALTVWMVAQGTRGKSVAKARWHLFGMVVGTICAVMLVAAFPQAPIMFILLLAGGIGAFCFIGTLLPGPATMTNYRIHGMRASGFTYAIISLDGIADPQHIFMTAMARATYIVLGIVLETTVSSLFQFRLQERAQDRLGHNFLIAIDGAAQTLASLLAGDMQVLRKARGVFANITTLSDQIEFAEVEMGAKRGHEGDHARAALARVAMLLSRGLDLAALMNGPGGMAGAAFKATSSKVQAFLKDMAPQLGASDDIAPVLSRLAALQAACRQSVADSLDEEMGRPGSLPTDPQLAQMLSQQRMLNYALGKMLDELEQALIQFDASRNPLLHDHFHYRLKTFRDWQQAFTNSLRASVTIFGSGVIWVTTSWSAGLTFMMFVSIVCSLFSTLEKPALATRAFLGGAIVASVMAGVLVLWRLAEPTTYEIMALCMFLPMLAGGLAFAYPVLVLGAVSYNLFLPILLGPGNQSRLDEITFFNTAMPLVLGLWYAMWAFRLVLPFDTNDMRWQMRTGILRGLRYVARARTLPTTLYVVEHNVDRFVRLLTDAENTPDTIIDAYLQGILSAMTIGLNVIRLRAILERHLLPPEAQRVVSDMMGRMAQFSGRYGGHYGRTARSAKFAIVHLQQMAWQADNLGVRLEIDSALVCMYVISYELDHNQKFFDASSPYLDPVMA from the coding sequence ATGAAAGATCGTGAGCTTTCCCTGATCCGTTTTCAGGATCATATCCGCGCTTTCTTCACGCGCCTGTGGCCACCGGGCTCCGCCCCACGGCAGGACCACCTGCGCTGGCTGTACGCACCCGGCATTTTCACGTTCGGCTATGCGCTGCGCACCACCATCACCTCCCTCATCGCGCTGGGCATTGCCCTGTGGTGGGAACTGGGCAGCCCGCAATGGGCGGCGCTGACGGTATGGATGGTCGCACAGGGCACGCGCGGCAAGAGCGTGGCCAAGGCGCGATGGCATCTGTTCGGCATGGTGGTGGGTACGATCTGCGCCGTGATGCTGGTGGCGGCCTTTCCGCAGGCGCCCATCATGTTCATCCTGCTGCTGGCCGGGGGGATCGGGGCCTTCTGCTTCATCGGCACGTTGCTGCCCGGCCCCGCCACCATGACCAACTACCGTATCCACGGCATGCGGGCGAGTGGCTTCACCTACGCTATCATCTCGCTCGACGGGATTGCCGACCCCCAGCACATCTTCATGACGGCCATGGCGCGCGCGACCTATATCGTGCTGGGGATCGTGCTGGAAACCACCGTTTCCTCCCTGTTCCAGTTCCGGTTGCAGGAGCGGGCGCAGGACCGCCTTGGCCATAACTTCCTGATCGCGATCGACGGCGCGGCGCAGACGCTTGCCTCCCTGCTGGCGGGAGACATGCAGGTCCTGCGCAAGGCGCGCGGCGTCTTCGCCAACATCACCACACTGAGCGACCAGATCGAGTTTGCCGAAGTCGAGATGGGCGCGAAGCGCGGGCATGAAGGCGACCATGCCCGCGCGGCCCTTGCGCGGGTGGCGATGCTGCTTTCACGCGGGCTGGATCTGGCGGCACTCATGAACGGGCCGGGCGGCATGGCGGGCGCCGCCTTCAAGGCGACATCGAGCAAGGTGCAGGCCTTTCTCAAGGACATGGCCCCGCAGCTCGGGGCCAGTGACGACATCGCCCCCGTCCTGTCCCGCCTGGCCGCGTTACAGGCCGCCTGCCGCCAGAGCGTGGCCGATTCCCTTGATGAGGAAATGGGCCGTCCCGGCAGCCTGCCCACCGACCCGCAACTGGCGCAGATGCTTTCGCAGCAGCGCATGCTCAATTACGCGCTGGGCAAGATGCTCGATGAACTGGAACAGGCGCTGATCCAGTTCGACGCCAGCCGCAACCCGCTGCTGCACGACCACTTCCATTACCGGCTCAAGACCTTCCGCGACTGGCAGCAGGCCTTCACCAACAGCCTGCGGGCCTCGGTCACGATTTTCGGTTCTGGCGTCATATGGGTCACCACGTCATGGTCGGCGGGGCTGACGTTCATGATGTTCGTCTCCATCGTGTGCAGCCTGTTCTCCACGCTGGAAAAACCGGCGCTGGCCACGCGCGCCTTCCTGGGCGGCGCGATCGTGGCCTCGGTCATGGCGGGGGTGCTCGTGCTGTGGCGGCTGGCGGAGCCGACCACTTATGAAATCATGGCCCTGTGCATGTTCCTGCCCATGCTGGCGGGGGGGCTGGCCTTCGCCTATCCCGTGCTGGTGCTGGGGGCGGTGTCCTACAACCTGTTCCTGCCCATCCTGCTCGGGCCGGGCAACCAGAGCCGGCTGGATGAAATAACCTTTTTCAACACCGCGATGCCGCTGGTCCTCGGGCTGTGGTACGCGATGTGGGCGTTCCGGCTGGTGCTGCCCTTCGATACGAACGACATGCGCTGGCAGATGCGCACCGGCATCCTGCGCGGGCTGCGCTACGTCGCGCGCGCCCGCACGCTACCCACCACGCTATATGTGGTCGAGCATAATGTGGACCGTTTTGTCCGCCTGCTGACGGATGCGGAGAACACGCCCGACACGATCATCGACGCCTACCTGCAGGGGATCCTGTCGGCCATGACGATCGGGCTGAACGTGATCCGCCTGCGCGCGATTCTTGAGCGGCATCTGCTTCCGCCCGAGGCTCAGCGCGTGGTGAGTGACATGATGGGGCGCATGGCGCAGTTCAGCGGGCGCTATGGCGGCCATTACGGGCGGACCGCGCGTTCGGCCAAATTCGCCATCGTCCACCTCCAGCAGATGGCGTGGCAGGCGGATAATCTGGGCGTGCGGCTGGAAATCGACAGTGCGCTGGTCTGTATGTACGTGATTTCCTACGAACTGGATCACAACCAGAAATTCTTCGACGCCTCCAGCCCCTATCTCGATCCGGTCATGGCCTGA
- the accB gene encoding acetyl-CoA carboxylase biotin carboxyl carrier protein, with product MSRLLVDADAIRALAEILTDTGLTEIEIAEKDNRIRVVRAAAPVAHAVAAAPAPAPVAPPAAAATPVAPAADPSKHPGAVTSPMVGVAYLAPDPSSPPFVTEGQQVSAGQTLLLIEAMKTFNQIKAPRAGTLSRVLIQSGDPVEFGEALVIIE from the coding sequence ATGAGCCGACTGCTCGTGGATGCGGATGCCATTCGGGCATTGGCGGAAATTCTGACCGATACCGGCCTGACCGAAATCGAGATCGCGGAAAAGGACAACCGCATCCGCGTTGTCCGCGCCGCCGCGCCCGTGGCCCACGCCGTGGCCGCCGCCCCGGCTCCGGCCCCCGTCGCGCCGCCAGCCGCGGCCGCGACCCCGGTGGCCCCCGCGGCCGACCCGTCCAAGCACCCCGGCGCGGTGACGAGCCCGATGGTGGGCGTGGCCTATCTGGCGCCCGATCCGTCCTCGCCCCCGTTCGTGACGGAGGGCCAGCAGGTCAGCGCGGGCCAGACGCTGCTGCTGATCGAGGCGATGAAGACCTTCAACCAGATCAAGGCGCCACGCGCGGGCACGCTGAGCCGGGTGCTGATCCAGTCGGGCGATCCGGTCGAATTCGGCGAAGCGCTGGTCATCATAGAGTAA
- a CDS encoding DUF721 domain-containing protein yields the protein MTNPPPRSKQKKAAAPADPPPRAYRPRSMAALLPHISTPVFRRYSPAAVQVMSDWPDIVGPHLAALTVPRRLSAGTLTVACSGPVAMELQHLAPAVIARINTTCGQGVVKRLKMVQDLTTVTPRPATQPRPRTAPAPLQIDDMPDGPLKDALGRLGGWLNAARGSRSR from the coding sequence ATGACGAACCCGCCCCCGCGCAGCAAGCAAAAGAAAGCCGCCGCCCCGGCGGACCCACCGCCGCGCGCGTACCGGCCACGCAGCATGGCGGCACTCCTGCCCCATATCAGCACCCCGGTCTTTCGCAGGTATTCCCCCGCCGCCGTGCAGGTCATGTCGGACTGGCCCGATATTGTCGGCCCGCACCTGGCGGCCCTGACCGTGCCGCGCAGGCTGTCCGCGGGCACCCTGACGGTGGCGTGTTCGGGGCCGGTGGCGATGGAGCTGCAGCACCTTGCTCCCGCCGTGATCGCGCGCATCAACACCACATGCGGACAGGGCGTGGTCAAGCGCCTGAAGATGGTGCAGGATCTGACGACCGTCACGCCCCGCCCGGCCACGCAGCCACGACCACGCACGGCTCCCGCCCCGCTACAGATTGACGACATGCCCGATGGCCCGCTGAAGGACGCGCTGGGCCGCCTTGGCGGCTGGCTGAACGCGGCGCGCGGCTCCCGGTCCAGATAG
- a CDS encoding TVP38/TMEM64 family protein, whose protein sequence is MTLPHAVPPLPPSGASPRVLLRPALLLLGFVVLAVVASHLPGVRHMLTVGPALHSGARGVVLFVLGASVYCAFGLPRQAMCFTAGAAYGIGAGCALATVATVAGCLCGYGWGRWAGRGRMPARLGATMARLEGVVGKAPFASVLMLRLMPVGSALLLNLASGMLGVRVVPFGLATVLGSLPQTIVFVLVGTGMRLGGTGRFGVAAVLFGLSALVGLWLMRRMRAGRV, encoded by the coding sequence ATGACATTACCGCACGCCGTACCGCCCCTGCCGCCATCCGGGGCCAGCCCGCGCGTGCTCCTGCGGCCTGCCCTGCTGCTGCTGGGCTTTGTGGTGCTGGCCGTGGTCGCGAGCCACCTGCCGGGGGTGCGGCATATGCTTACGGTGGGCCCGGCGCTGCATTCCGGGGCGCGGGGCGTCGTGCTTTTCGTGCTGGGGGCCAGCGTGTACTGTGCGTTCGGCCTGCCACGGCAGGCCATGTGCTTCACGGCGGGCGCGGCCTATGGAATCGGGGCGGGCTGCGCGCTGGCCACGGTGGCCACGGTGGCGGGCTGCCTGTGCGGTTATGGCTGGGGGCGCTGGGCGGGGCGCGGGCGCATGCCGGCACGGCTGGGCGCCACCATGGCGCGGCTGGAGGGGGTGGTGGGCAAGGCGCCCTTCGCCTCGGTGCTGATGCTGCGGCTCATGCCGGTTGGCTCCGCACTTTTGCTTAACCTGGCATCTGGCATGCTGGGGGTGCGGGTTGTGCCCTTCGGGCTTGCGACCGTGCTGGGCAGCCTGCCCCAGACCATCGTGTTCGTGCTGGTGGGGACGGGCATGCGGCTGGGGGGTACGGGCCGGTTCGGGGTGGCGGCCGTGCTGTTCGGCCTGTCCGCGCTGGTGGGGCTATGGCTCATGCGGCGGATGCGCGCTGGACGGGTATAG
- a CDS encoding adenine phosphoribosyltransferase — protein MTTAKIDLKQYIRNIPDFPKPGILFYDISTLMRNADAWQIAMGRLAAAVAPWAPDVLAAIESRGFLTAAPLASRLGCGLVMLRKPGKLPGETVAHSYDLEYGSDSLHIQADAIQPGQRVVVMDDLLATGGTLVASVSLLRKVGADVVGAATLIELTDLGGRARLDIPVRTLVSYDG, from the coding sequence ATGACGACCGCCAAGATCGACCTGAAACAATACATCCGTAACATCCCGGATTTTCCCAAGCCCGGTATCCTGTTCTACGACATTTCGACCCTGATGCGGAACGCCGACGCCTGGCAGATCGCCATGGGCCGCCTTGCCGCGGCTGTCGCGCCCTGGGCGCCGGATGTTCTGGCCGCCATCGAATCGCGCGGGTTCCTGACGGCGGCGCCGCTGGCCAGTCGCCTTGGCTGCGGCCTGGTCATGCTGCGCAAGCCCGGCAAACTGCCCGGTGAGACCGTGGCCCACAGCTACGATCTGGAATACGGTTCCGATTCGCTGCACATCCAGGCCGATGCGATCCAGCCCGGCCAGCGCGTGGTGGTGATGGATGACCTGCTGGCCACGGGCGGCACGCTGGTGGCGTCCGTGTCGCTGCTGCGCAAGGTGGGCGCCGATGTGGTGGGGGCCGCGACCCTGATCGAACTGACGGATCTGGGCGGCCGCGCACGGCTGGACATCCCGGTCAGAACCCTCGTCTCCTACGACGGATAG